ACTGTCAGGTTGAAGACTTGGAGGCCGAGAGATATTGAAGATCGCAGGTCGAGAGATTAACTAACTAACGAAGTAAAGTCTGAGTGGATCATAACATTACCGTCAGGTAGATAGAAGTGGTCACTCTGAAAAAATGTGTCTACCGTGAATCAAGCACTAAACCAACTGTCTCATAAATAAGGGTGTGtgtgaaaaaaatcatcgtgaaAACACGATTACGCCTATTTAGTGGGACAAGTAACTTCCAAAATTTCGCCCTTATAATAGGAACTAATGGAGTATCAGTTGTTCTAAACGTACTGTCATATTAAATGATTTCTAAACCCGTAGAGAAAAATAGGTGTATGTGTGGGGGTGGGGATGCTGTTTTTGGACCCACCCTGGCTCTATTTTTGTTGGTTAGCTTCTTTTGATGGAGTATATATTCTCACCCACGAGACATCTGGATTACCTAAAATTTTCTAAACGCCTAGTTAAACTGGATAAAAATCGCACATTTATAAACTTTTATATGGACCTCATCAAAATTAGCTCCCTACTGACCCCATGTGAGGATCGGTTTTCACCTGGTTTCCTAGTTTGTAGGCGGTTCACAAAGAATCTCCGTAAAATTACAACAAACCGACTCACTGATGGGTACTCCCCACGGGATTAGCTCCAATATAAAGCACACGCTGCAACGTTTTAAGATCTACTGGTAACAAACCAGAAGGCAGCTAACCATTCTCTCGTTCAAGCATCAAGAGTCTTCTCTCTCCAACAGTTCTCTCCACTTCTGAGGTTGGGTTTGGGGTTTTTGTTGCAACCAGACTCGAGTTTGATTTCAGGTAAGAACTTATCATACCGATGTCGATTACTTTTTGTTTCCCTTTGTATGCGTTTATTTGAATTCGTATTCAACTTTTTAAAAGCAACGCGCATAGTATGTTTGGTACAATTCCTCAATAATGGAAGTTGTTTATTCTGAAAATTTGATCAATTTTAGTTGTTGCAATATATTATAAGATTTTAGTCTCGTCTTTGttataaaaccctagttttgagtTTCGATTTGAGTTCAAATCTCAAATCCAGAAACAAttcatcaaaaccataaactaagGAGATAATAATACGAGCAGTTGAATTGTTCAACCTAACTCataatttgtttgtttttgtctTCAATTGTGTTTCTACTGGTATCCTCCTCTGCTATAAACATTACCAATTCAGTTTTAGCCTTTTAAGTAATTAAACAACTCATTCTTCGTGTAAAATTTTGCAGTTGATATATATAAGCTAGTGACAAAGGAAGCATGGCCAAGCATCATCCTGATTTGATTATGTGCAGGAAGCAGCCTGGGATTGCGATTGGTCGGTTGTGTGAGAAGTGCGATGGGAAGTGTGTGATATGTGATTCATATGTGCGTCCCTGCACACTTGTTCGGGCATGCGATGAATGCAACTATGGGTCGTTCCAGGGTCGGTGTGTGATTTGCGGAGGTGTGGGTATCTCTGATGCCTATTACTGCAAAGAGTGTACTCAGCAGGAGAAGGACCGTGATGGCTGTCCAAAGATTGTTAACTTGGGCAGTGCTAAAACTGATCTCTTCTATGAGCGCAAGAAATATGGATTTAAGCAGAGATAGAGAGTATATTGTTGGGGAATTCTTTTGTCTGTTAACTATGTTTTGTATTACTTATATTATGGTGTTCAAACTTCTATCTAATACTCAATCACTCTACTGGTAAacattttaatgggttttcagtaTTTTGAGAATTGTTGGTTCATTACTGCTGTTATATTTTCGTTCATCTTTGTCCCAGCATATGCATAGCCGTTCCTTGATTTCAATGCTTTTGATGCGGAGTTACTTTATACAGTTAAGAACTGCAAAAATATTTATGTTTTTTGTTTCGATATTTTCGTGGGGTTTTGATTCTCTCTGACTGTTCCAACAGGTGCATATTGGTTCCTTGGTTTCATCGCTTTCCAACGATGCGGGGTTGCTCAACGCAGATGTGGTAATAAAAATCAATGAGGGTTTTGATTCTTTCGTGTCTATTCATTTAGTAAAACTGATCTCTTCTATGAGCGCAAGAATTATGGATTTAAGCAGAGATACCGAGTTTATTGTTGGGGAATTGTTCCATCTGTGAACGATGTTATGTATTACTTATGGTGTTCAAACTTCTATCTAATACTGAATCACTCTACTTATGGTGTTCTTCTATAAGTAGCATTGCAAATTATGTTTAGATTCTTGCAGAAGTGGTCAAGTACCAAAAAAAAGTTGAACTTATTTTGTGTTGTTTTGGAGAGCGAAAATTCTCCAGAGTAACATGAGCATGCCACACCTAGTCTTTAGAATGACCCCAGGTGGACATTTCTTATAGTTCGTACTACTTGCAGTGAAGTTCAGAGTCTTGGCATTTCGTTGTGTATCTGCTTAGAAGAACAAGGTATTTACTTAGATTTTCCTTTAGGTATATAAAAATATTGGTGTAGAATCCGTAATACAGAACTATGAGTATGTACTAACATAATATGTATTAATTTGATTGAAGTTTAGTTATTCGCAGAAACAAATATGAATTCAGATGATACTGAAAGAGCAAAGAGTAGGAAACTAAGGAAATTTTGTACTACTTAAAGTTGACAGAAAATAAAGCAGCTGAAATTCAAATGAGATTTGTCCTAGTAATCTAAGTGCTAGCTGATCAGAGTGCTGTCACACAAGGCGTAAGCATAATTGGGTTTCTGTTTCCATCACGATGAGTATAACCAACTAATTTTAGCTGTTTGAGTTTTTGGGTTGAAATGCTGTAGGTAAAAATGCCATATAAACAAGTTAATATCATAATGTTTCGATCCACTGGGTTGAAAGCTGTATGTCTGAAATCGACCGTCCAACCAAAGCGGTCTCCCCCCTGACAAGGAAATAACATGTTCTCAGTTTTAATCTTGTGAACCAAATGCCAAACTGATGATGATCCTTCAAGTAACCAAACCCTTAATTCTCCACCCTGATGTCGGCTGAACATGATGGACCCTTCAGACTCTCCTAAATATTGCATTGCATATAAATCTTTCTGGTTATCACTGTTGGACAGCCTATTCAAACTGCATTGCATATCCCTGTTGAGATCACAAGCTATAattctttctccttctccttcaaccCAATATAAGACCCCGCAACTATTAACCACATTGCTTGACAATGATTTTTTCATAGTGATGAGGTCAGGACATGAAACACAGTAAGTTTTCCACTCTTGGAGATCAGAGCAAAAGATATGAAGGACAAATTTGTTGGATGGTAACGTCAATTCTTGTATAAGCACTACCTTGTAAGTATTTGTTGAAGTACTTCTTTCTCGAGGGCGTAATACTGATGAATAAGAATCACTGACGAAGCCAAATAAGTAACCATGATCGATAAATAAATATGGCGGTTCTGGCAGTTTGACGTATTTCTTAGTTAATGGATTGCAGACAAAAAACTTCCTCCAGGGAGGGTTGTATCCCGATGAACAAAGAATCAAACCATTGGTTGAAGCTAGAAGGTatagtcttcgatgcacatgcgAAAGAAATTTAAACGAAAACACGTCGTGCTTACGTACGAATGTCAGCGTATTATCAAGAGATGCAGCCGAAGCAAGCCAAGGACCTCTCCCAACACTCCTTTTTGAAATGGTATGTCTATTAAGTATTAACCGTCTTCTTAGAATTGATCGAGTCCCCAAGATTATAAAAGAGAATGGTTTCGGGTAAGCTATTGTGTTTTAGCCACCTTGTCGTCAAAATAAATACTTGGGTGTTGGTGTCCCAAAAGACTGTTAAAAGAGAAAAATTGTGAAGAAAGTTCTTTTGCTCTCAAAACTATACTCCAAAAACTCTGAAATTTGTTTGAATCTCCTCAATTCTCAGTATTACCATGAGTTACCTTGTCTTGAGAGTGATCGGATCCCTGAAAAGTCGCTCAGTATTATCATCGGCGATTATAGTATCTCAGTCAGCAAACGATTTACTCTCGTCTCTCAGGATGAAATATTTTTCCACTCGGTTATCAGGTGTTattgcaaaagaagaacaaatttcAGTGAACCTCCCAGATGATAACATCCTTTCAAGGTTAGCAAGCAGCACCAACGCTTTACCATCACCATATCCTGAGACGGAAGATCAAACTCGAGAACGCGAATATGCCGTTAAGCAGCTTACTCGTCCAGAGAAGGATCAGTTGGTCATGGATATATTGAGAGATTTCACAGATAAGCGTAGGGGGGTGCACTTGATGGATTTTCGAATGGAGTTACGGTCACTATTGGAATCTGAGCGGTTTAAGAATCTTGGTGTGTATGTTAGAGATGTAAGGACTCCAGATAAGCAGGAGTGGAAATGTTCCTGGTGCGAAAAGGGAAAACCAACCTGGTTGGGAACCACGCCTACTGATGCTGATGGTCTATCATTTTGCACTGCTACTGTAAGTGC
This DNA window, taken from Papaver somniferum cultivar HN1 chromosome 3, ASM357369v1, whole genome shotgun sequence, encodes the following:
- the LOC113358568 gene encoding PHD finger-like domain-containing protein 5B codes for the protein MAKHHPDLIMCRKQPGIAIGRLCEKCDGKCVICDSYVRPCTLVRACDECNYGSFQGRCVICGGVGISDAYYCKECTQQEKDRDGCPKIVNLGSAKTDLFYERKKYGFKQR